A DNA window from Setaria viridis chromosome 2, Setaria_viridis_v4.0, whole genome shotgun sequence contains the following coding sequences:
- the LOC117844863 gene encoding probable potassium transporter 14 isoform X2 codes for MFNKYPITSKEDVLGALSLVIYTLILIPFLKYTLIVLWGNDDGEGGTFALYSLICRNAKASLLPNQLPSDTRISSFNLKVPSVELERSLKIKERLETSSMLKKLLLMLVLFGTSMVIADGVVTPAMSVMSAVNGLKVGISSVNEGEVVMITVAFLIVLFSLQRFGTSKVGLAVGPALFIWFCCLAGIGIYNIRIYGSEVLHAFNPVYIYYYFERNPTQAWMSLGGCLLCATGSEAMFADLCYFSVRSVQLTFVFLVLPCLLLGYLGQAAFLMENLTKSQQVFFLSIPGQAFWPVVFVATLAALIASRAMTTAIFSTIKQATALGCFPRLKIIHTSRKFMGQIYIPVMNWFLLVSCLAFVTVFGSINEIGNAYGMAELGVMMMTTVLVTIIMLLIWQVNIVVVLCFLTLFLGLELFFFSSVLGSAADGSWVLLVFAAVLYLVMYIWNYGTKLKYETEVKQKLSMDLLMQLGCNLGTVRAPGIGLLYNELVRGVPSIFSHFLTTLPAMHSMIIFVCIKWVPVPVVPQNERFLFRRVCPKNYHMFRCIARYGYKDVRKENPQAFEQLLIESLEKFMRREAQERSLESDHNDDTDSEEEIASSSSRVLVGPNGSIYSLGVPLAESAGADNSALGSSASIDYGSLDDAMNGRRSLDNELSFIHKAKESGVVYLLGHGDIRARKESFFLKKLVINYFYAFLRKNCRRGIATLSIPHTRLMQVAMQYMV; via the exons CTGAAGTATACCCTGATTGTTTTGTGGGGAAACGATGATGGAGAAG GAGGAACATTTGCTTTGTATTCGCTAATATGCAGAAATGCAAAGGCAAGCCTGCTTCCTAACCAACTACCATCTGATACCCGCATATCAAGTTTCAATCTGAAGGTGCCTTCAGTGGAGCTTGAGAGGTCTTTGAAGATCAAGGAGCGTCTTGAGACTTCATCTATGTTAAAGAAGCTGcttttgatgcttgttctatttGGTACTTCGATGGTGATAGCAGATGGTGTTGTCACACCGGCAATGTCAG TTATGTCTGCGGTTAATGGTTTGAAGGTTGGAATATCAAGTGTTAATGAAG GTGAAGTGGTCATGATAACTGTTGCCTTTCTTATTGTTCTCTTCAGTCTACAAAGGTTCGGAACGAGCAAAGTGGGGCTTGCTGTTGGGCCTGCCTTGTTCATATGGTTTTGCTGCCTTGCTGGGATAGGAATTTATAACATTAGAATATACGGTTCAGAAGTATTGCATGCATTCAATCCTGTGTATATCTACTACTATTTTGAAAGAAATCCCACTCAAGCTTGGATGTCCCTTGGAGGCTGTCTTTTATGTGCAACAG GATCAGAGGCTATGTTTGCTGATTTATGCTACTTCTCTGTTAGATCGGTTCAG CTTacctttgtgtttcttgttctTCCATGCCTTTTACTGGGATATCTAGGGCAAGCTGCATTTCTTATGGAGAACTTAACTAAAAGTCAGCAGGTCTTCTTTTTGTCCATCCCAG GTCAGGCATTTTGGCCAGTGGTATTTGTAGCTACTTTGGCTGCACTAATTGCTAGTCGTGCAATGACAACTGCTATATTCTCAACCATAAAGCAGGCAACAGCTCTTGGCTGTTTTCCACGCCTCAAGATTATTCACACCTCTAGAAAGTTCATGGGCCAAATATACATCCCGGTGATGAACTGGTTCTTGCTGGTTTCTTGTCTGGCATTTGTTACAGTATTTGGGAGCATAAATGAGATTGGCAATGCATATG GCATGGCAGAACTTGGCGTCATGATGATGACTACTGTCCTGGTGACCATTATAATGCTTTTGATATGGCAGGTCAACATCGTTGTAGTTCTATGCTTTCTCACCCTCTTCCTGGGGCTGgagttatttttcttttcttcagtttTGGGAAGTGCAGCAGATGGAAGTTGGGTTCTTTTGGTATTTGCAGCTGTACTGTATTTGGTAATGTACATATGGAACTATGGTACCAAATTGAAGTACGAAACTGAGGTCAAGCAGAAGCTTTCAATGGATTTGTTGATGCAGCTAGGCTGCAATCTTGGTACAGTTAGAGCACCTGGAATTGGATTGCTTTATAATGAACTGGTCAGGGGGGTTCCTTCAATCTTTAGTCACTTCCTCACCACACTGCCAGCCATGCATTCAATGATCATTTTTGTCTGCATCAAATGGGTTCCAGTTCCAGTTGTGCCACAGAATGAGAGGTTTCTCTTTCGTCGGGTCTGCCCAAAGAACTACCATATGTTCCGCTGCATTGCTAG GTATGGGTACAAGGATGTACGCAAGGAGAACCCCCAAGCGTTTGAACAGCTTCTGATAGAAAGCCTGGAAAAGTTCATGCGCCGGGAGGCCCAGGAACGCTCTCTGGAGAGCGATCATAATGACGACACAGACTCTGAAGAGGAGATCGCATCTTCGTcatcaagagtccttgttggcCCCAACGGCAGCATCTACTCGCTGGGCGTCCCCCTCGCTGAGTCCGCCGGTGCCGACAACTCGGCCCTCGGATCAAGCGCGTCGATCGACTACGGATCCCTGGACGACGCGATGAACGGGCGGCGCAGCCTGGACAATGAGCTCTCGTTCATCCACAAGGCCAAGGAGTCGGGCGTGGTGTACCTCCTGGGGCACGGCGACATCCGGGCCCGGAAGGAGTCCTTCTTCCTCAAGAAGCTGGTGATCAACTACTTCTACGCGTTCCTGAGGAAGAACTGCAGGCGGGGCATCGCGACGCTGAGCATACCCCACACCAGGCTGATGCAGGTGGCGATGCAGTACATGGTCTAG